From one Caldichromatium japonicum genomic stretch:
- the galE gene encoding UDP-glucose 4-epimerase GalE, translating to MIPVLVTGGAGYIGSHTCKVLAQAGYRPIVLDNLVYGHKWAVCWGPLEVGDISDRACLDAIIACHRPEAVIHFAAYAYVGESVRDPGRYYRNNVAGTLTLLEAMRDHGIAHLIFSSTCATYGIPDQTPITEDHPQRPINPYGASKLMVERMLADFGQAHGLGWVVLRYFNAAGADPEGELGEDHDPETHLIPLAIQAALGQGPRLEVFGDDYPTPDGSCIRDYIHVADLAEAHVLALTYLRNGGASRALNLGTGQGHSVLEVIAAIERVAGRPVPYALGPRRPGDPPALYADATKAQALLGWTPRYPELDTIIEHAWRWHQGAGTKGG from the coding sequence ATGATCCCTGTCTTGGTTACTGGCGGTGCCGGTTATATTGGGAGTCACACCTGTAAGGTGCTCGCCCAGGCAGGGTATCGGCCGATCGTGCTCGATAATCTGGTCTATGGCCATAAATGGGCAGTGTGTTGGGGCCCGTTGGAGGTAGGCGACATCAGTGATCGCGCCTGTCTGGATGCGATCATCGCCTGCCATCGGCCAGAGGCGGTGATCCATTTCGCCGCCTATGCCTATGTCGGCGAGTCGGTGCGCGATCCGGGTCGTTATTACCGCAACAATGTCGCTGGTACCCTGACCCTGCTCGAGGCGATGCGCGATCATGGGATCGCGCATCTGATCTTTTCGAGCACCTGCGCCACCTATGGCATCCCCGATCAGACCCCCATCACCGAGGATCATCCCCAGCGTCCGATCAACCCCTATGGCGCTTCCAAGCTCATGGTCGAACGCATGCTCGCCGATTTCGGGCAGGCGCATGGGCTAGGCTGGGTAGTGTTGCGTTATTTCAACGCCGCCGGCGCCGATCCCGAAGGCGAGCTCGGCGAGGATCATGATCCAGAGACCCATCTCATCCCCTTGGCGATTCAGGCAGCCCTGGGTCAGGGGCCGAGGCTCGAGGTCTTCGGCGATGACTATCCCACCCCCGACGGGAGCTGTATCCGCGACTATATCCATGTCGCCGATCTCGCCGAGGCGCATGTCCTGGCGCTCACCTATCTGCGCAACGGTGGTGCGAGCAGGGCCCTTAATCTCGGGACAGGGCAGGGGCATTCGGTCTTGGAGGTGATCGCCGCCATCGAGCGTGTGGCCGGACGCCCCGTGCCCTATGCCCTGGGCCCGCGCCGTCCCGGCGACCCGCCGGCACTCTATGCCGATGCCACCAAGGCGCAGGCGTTGCTTGGCTGGACCCCGCGCTATCCTGAGCTCGACACCATCATCGAACACGCCTGGCGTTGGCACCAAGGGGCAGGTACCAAAGGCGGATGA
- a CDS encoding UDP-glucuronic acid decarboxylase family protein, whose product MKTLHKRVLVTGGAGFLGSRLCARLIAEDYEVLCVDNFYTATKDNISHLLGHPHFELMRHDITFPLYVEVDEIYNLACPASPIHYQVDPVQTTKTSVHGAINMLGLAKRTKARIFQASTSEVYGDPECHPQTEDYWGRVNPIGPRACYDEGKRCAETLFFDYHRQHRLEIKVARIFNTYGPGMHPNDGRVVSNFIIQALKNEPITLYGDGSQTRSFCYVDDMIEGFIRLMASPPEITGPINLGNPTELSMRELAELIRELTGSRSPLVHRPLPPDDPVQRQPDITRARSLLGWEPRVPLVEGLKQTVAYFEDLIRRGLA is encoded by the coding sequence ATGAAGACACTCCATAAACGCGTCCTGGTCACGGGTGGGGCCGGTTTCCTCGGCAGCCGGCTGTGCGCGCGTCTGATCGCCGAGGACTACGAGGTCCTCTGCGTCGATAACTTCTATACGGCGACCAAGGACAACATCAGCCATCTGCTTGGGCATCCGCATTTCGAGCTGATGCGCCACGACATCACCTTTCCGCTCTATGTGGAGGTCGATGAGATCTATAACCTCGCCTGTCCGGCCTCGCCGATCCATTATCAGGTCGATCCGGTGCAGACTACAAAGACCAGCGTCCATGGCGCCATCAATATGCTCGGCCTAGCCAAGCGCACCAAGGCGCGGATCTTCCAGGCCTCGACCAGCGAGGTCTATGGCGATCCCGAGTGTCATCCTCAGACCGAGGATTACTGGGGCCGAGTCAATCCGATCGGCCCGCGTGCCTGCTATGACGAGGGCAAGCGCTGCGCCGAGACCCTGTTCTTCGACTATCACCGTCAGCATCGCCTGGAGATCAAGGTGGCGCGCATCTTCAACACCTATGGCCCGGGGATGCATCCCAACGATGGGCGGGTGGTCTCGAACTTCATCATCCAGGCATTGAAAAACGAGCCGATCACCCTCTATGGCGACGGCTCCCAGACCCGCTCGTTTTGTTATGTCGATGACATGATCGAGGGCTTCATCCGGTTGATGGCCAGCCCACCCGAGATCACCGGTCCCATCAATCTCGGCAATCCGACCGAGCTGAGCATGCGCGAGCTGGCCGAACTGATCCGCGAGCTCACCGGTTCACGCTCGCCCCTGGTCCACCGACCCTTGCCGCCCGACGACCCCGTCCAGCGTCAACCGGATATTACCCGTGCCCGCTCCCTGCTCGGCTGGGAGCCGCGGGTGCCGCTCGTCGAGGGGCTCAAGCAGACCGTTGCCTATTTCGAGGACCTGATCCGGAGGGGTCTGGCATGA
- a CDS encoding FkbM family methyltransferase, which produces MASPTVSVALPVYNVAPYLRACLDSIIEQDFTDLEIICVNDGSTDESSAILEEYAQRDPRIRIVHQTNRGLASTRNTALGYVRGRYLMHVDSDDMLRPGAIRHLVEEIERTGADFIVFQHIMFDETHEFDNWYYDFDRWNLEPKTSLTQKLDILHYHYTWSKFFRVEFLNKYNFRFPDGLQFDDNVYHWKVLLAAEKVVVLPEKLYRYRMRAGSIMWHRGRHHLDIFRIFKEGIAHFREQGVYEAVFQDFMQYKMGLQYFWTRDIEPRFRYLAYLGILDGLSADEERFVRDYPHLLAPEALRFYERLFASPLYRRGAHRLLAAQLTARRYLADGRARLRQMVQAARRRLSQHPRLQALLQRLLGFQLMDPRCLDLLHNYQNVATYWVQFWRAYLDAERAQIPERLARLQQGLSEDDRALAEIFVTLYRDHLPACKDYSRFLLHKDLLWRPRERFRQAQGRPPVAARYQVFLEQYPWLSADVFAALYGLNALPRDIQARIRAGGDLIDGGAFIGDSSIQLAETCPNSRVLALEPDPVNFSRLQENIRQFALEEQIVAEPLGLHGYAGEFVLRHHGAADFPDQGTSLLDDFRDTAAHGGEHQLRGRFATIDALVERHGLRPVLIKLDIEGLEFEALRGAVETLRRYRPALIVSVYHHPKDFFEIKPWLEALDLGYYFALRRLDLQSPVSDLVLLCYPRLAELGGSAVAADQLDNTP; this is translated from the coding sequence ATGGCGTCTCCCACCGTCAGCGTCGCCTTGCCTGTCTATAATGTGGCGCCCTATCTGCGCGCCTGTCTGGATTCGATCATCGAGCAGGACTTCACCGACCTCGAGATCATCTGCGTCAATGACGGCTCGACCGATGAGTCGTCGGCGATCTTGGAGGAATACGCCCAGCGCGATCCGCGCATCCGCATCGTCCATCAGACCAACCGGGGTCTTGCCTCGACCCGCAACACTGCCTTGGGCTATGTCCGCGGGCGCTATCTCATGCATGTGGATTCAGACGATATGCTCCGTCCTGGGGCCATCCGCCACCTGGTGGAGGAGATCGAACGCACCGGCGCCGATTTCATCGTCTTCCAGCACATCATGTTTGATGAGACCCATGAGTTCGATAACTGGTATTACGACTTCGACCGCTGGAACCTCGAACCCAAGACCAGCCTGACGCAGAAGCTCGACATCCTGCATTACCACTACACCTGGTCAAAGTTCTTTCGGGTCGAGTTTCTGAATAAATATAACTTTCGCTTCCCGGATGGTCTGCAATTCGACGACAACGTCTATCACTGGAAGGTGTTACTTGCCGCCGAAAAGGTCGTCGTCTTACCGGAAAAGCTCTATCGCTACCGGATGCGCGCGGGCTCGATCATGTGGCACCGCGGGCGCCATCACCTCGATATCTTCCGCATTTTCAAGGAGGGGATCGCCCATTTTCGCGAACAAGGGGTCTATGAGGCGGTCTTTCAGGACTTCATGCAATACAAGATGGGCCTGCAATATTTCTGGACCCGGGATATCGAACCGCGCTTCCGCTATCTAGCCTATCTTGGCATCCTCGATGGGCTGTCAGCGGACGAAGAACGTTTCGTGCGCGACTATCCGCATCTGTTGGCCCCCGAGGCATTGCGCTTTTATGAGCGTCTCTTCGCCTCGCCGCTCTATCGGCGCGGTGCCCATCGGTTGCTGGCCGCACAATTGACGGCACGGCGTTATCTTGCAGATGGGCGGGCACGGCTGCGTCAGATGGTCCAGGCCGCCCGTCGGCGCCTGAGCCAACATCCGCGCCTCCAGGCTCTCCTGCAGCGTCTCCTGGGCTTTCAGCTCATGGACCCGCGCTGTTTGGACCTGCTCCATAATTATCAAAATGTGGCCACCTACTGGGTGCAGTTCTGGCGCGCCTATCTCGATGCCGAGCGCGCCCAGATCCCAGAACGCCTGGCCAGGCTCCAACAGGGGCTGTCCGAGGACGACCGCGCCCTGGCCGAGATCTTCGTCACCCTCTATCGGGATCATCTCCCTGCCTGTAAGGACTACAGTCGCTTTCTGTTGCACAAGGATCTGCTGTGGCGCCCGCGCGAGCGTTTTCGTCAGGCCCAGGGGCGCCCGCCGGTTGCGGCGCGCTATCAGGTCTTTCTCGAGCAATATCCCTGGCTGTCGGCGGATGTCTTTGCGGCGCTATATGGCCTCAATGCCCTGCCGCGCGATATCCAGGCGCGTATCCGTGCCGGCGGCGATCTCATCGACGGCGGGGCGTTCATCGGCGATTCGTCGATCCAGCTCGCTGAGACCTGTCCAAATTCCCGGGTCTTGGCGCTTGAGCCAGACCCGGTCAATTTTTCCCGCCTGCAGGAGAATATCCGGCAGTTTGCCCTAGAGGAGCAGATCGTCGCCGAGCCCCTGGGTCTGCATGGCTATGCCGGCGAGTTCGTCCTGCGGCATCACGGCGCCGCCGACTTCCCCGACCAGGGCACCAGCCTGCTCGATGATTTCCGGGATACCGCGGCCCACGGCGGCGAGCACCAGCTCAGGGGGCGGTTTGCGACCATCGATGCCCTGGTCGAACGCCATGGCCTGCGCCCGGTCCTCATCAAGCTCGATATCGAGGGCCTGGAGTTCGAGGCGTTGCGCGGTGCGGTCGAGACCCTGCGGCGCTATCGTCCGGCCTTGATCGTCAGCGTTTATCATCACCCCAAGGATTTTTTCGAGATCAAGCCTTGGTTGGAGGCGCTTGACCTGGGCTATTACTTCGCGCTGAGGCGTCTGGATCTACAATCACCAGTCTCAGACCTGGTGCTGCTCTGTTATCCCAGGCTTGCCGAGCTGGGAGGCAGTGCAGTCGCTGCTGATCAACTCGACAACACGCCCTAA
- a CDS encoding HAD family hydrolase — protein sequence MAHQTVFSFAIFETLLTQRTATVVGVFCAMRQTLHLHPIPGLPIQLIEEFPEIRIWAEQSARYPQPGDARLPAAAGLDAIYGRIAERYGLDPEQTAALRSREYATTQALLVAIPETIGRVRQLLNAGERVVLVSDSRFSAAELRSLLSCIDARLAACPCYASVDLGLTKASGALFRAVFEAEGIAPSQLIHCGNDPWSDVKVPRALGCVAEHYAGAALSELEWAYLEESHLFYQLVAGTAKVYRLYHPGSSAPGRLGAGLAAPLFYGFICQVLDEALRRGIRRLYFVARDGMIFLRLAQAIARARGLDLELRYLYGSRRAFRLPSVFELGLREYRWLTERIPTLSLAMLAERLEMRPSELFEQLPPELQAQLPDLDASLPEPLTTQLVQSFAQIPALRSAILAKAAQARALVIAYLEQEGFFDGGPVGTVDIGWMGSSQDALYKIAASHRPDIEIHGFYFGLFHYSLYTSQRNRKTPYAIRPNQVSENIVALHTELLAQADHGQTMGYERASDGRIRPRLRDDGGHLRAWGISEFLEAAEWFAAEYAHFAGRYPLLVEHFDAVVPRLLDLMRRPSRLLAETLGRIPYSGDHCDLILRESAPAFGWREALAYTFGRRYEERRLMTEWYEATLVRSPPLARLILHLQPRVQALKVLIKHSLLALRQAPRLASARLRARWQTWAILRRIRQGRA from the coding sequence ATGGCCCATCAAACGGTTTTCTCGTTTGCCATCTTCGAGACCCTGCTGACCCAGCGCACGGCGACCGTCGTCGGGGTGTTCTGCGCTATGCGCCAGACCCTTCATCTGCACCCGATCCCTGGGTTGCCAATCCAGCTGATCGAGGAGTTCCCTGAGATCCGGATTTGGGCCGAGCAGTCGGCCCGTTATCCCCAGCCAGGGGATGCGCGCCTGCCGGCCGCAGCAGGGTTGGATGCCATCTATGGGCGCATCGCCGAGCGCTATGGGCTTGATCCAGAGCAAACCGCTGCTCTCAGGTCGCGCGAATATGCGACGACGCAAGCCCTCCTGGTCGCTATCCCCGAGACAATCGGGCGCGTCCGGCAATTGCTCAATGCAGGCGAGCGGGTGGTGTTGGTCTCGGATAGCCGGTTTAGCGCCGCCGAGCTTCGGTCATTGTTGTCCTGCATCGATGCGCGGCTTGCAGCCTGTCCATGCTATGCATCCGTCGATCTCGGTTTGACCAAGGCGAGCGGGGCGCTGTTTCGGGCGGTCTTTGAGGCCGAGGGTATTGCGCCGTCCCAGTTGATCCATTGCGGCAATGATCCCTGGTCGGATGTTAAGGTCCCGCGGGCGCTAGGGTGTGTCGCTGAACACTATGCCGGCGCTGCGCTCAGCGAACTCGAATGGGCCTATCTCGAGGAATCTCACCTGTTCTATCAGCTGGTGGCCGGCACTGCCAAAGTCTATCGTCTCTATCATCCGGGATCCTCAGCGCCGGGGCGCCTGGGGGCGGGGCTTGCGGCACCCTTGTTCTATGGCTTCATCTGCCAGGTCCTGGATGAGGCGCTGCGGCGCGGTATCCGCCGCCTCTATTTCGTCGCCCGCGACGGCATGATCTTTCTGCGTCTGGCCCAGGCGATCGCGCGGGCGCGTGGCCTCGATCTGGAACTGAGGTATCTCTATGGCTCCAGGCGCGCCTTTCGCCTGCCGTCGGTCTTCGAGCTCGGGCTGCGTGAGTATCGCTGGCTGACCGAGCGGATCCCGACCCTGTCGCTGGCCATGCTCGCCGAGCGTCTGGAGATGCGCCCTAGCGAGCTGTTCGAGCAATTGCCGCCCGAGCTCCAGGCTCAGCTCCCCGATCTGGATGCATCCCTACCCGAGCCGCTGACCACTCAGCTTGTCCAGTCGTTCGCGCAAATCCCTGCGCTCCGTTCAGCCATCCTCGCCAAGGCGGCGCAGGCGCGCGCCCTGGTGATCGCCTATCTCGAACAGGAGGGATTTTTTGACGGCGGGCCTGTGGGCACGGTGGATATCGGCTGGATGGGCAGCAGCCAGGATGCGCTCTATAAGATCGCTGCCTCCCACAGGCCCGATATCGAGATCCATGGCTTTTATTTCGGGCTCTTTCATTACTCGCTCTATACCAGTCAGCGCAATCGCAAGACCCCTTATGCCATCCGCCCCAATCAGGTCTCAGAGAACATCGTCGCCTTGCATACCGAGCTGCTGGCCCAGGCCGATCACGGGCAAACGATGGGCTATGAACGCGCTTCCGATGGCCGGATCCGGCCGCGGTTGCGAGATGACGGCGGTCATCTGCGCGCCTGGGGGATCTCTGAGTTTCTCGAGGCTGCTGAGTGGTTTGCCGCTGAATATGCGCATTTTGCCGGGCGCTATCCCTTGCTGGTCGAACATTTCGATGCCGTGGTGCCGCGTCTCCTCGACCTCATGCGCCGCCCATCCCGGTTGCTCGCCGAGACCCTGGGACGTATCCCCTATTCGGGTGATCATTGCGACCTCATCCTGCGCGAATCGGCCCCCGCCTTCGGTTGGCGCGAGGCGCTTGCCTATACCTTTGGTCGGCGCTATGAGGAGCGGCGCTTGATGACCGAATGGTATGAAGCAACCCTGGTGCGCAGCCCGCCGCTGGCTCGTCTCATCCTGCATCTTCAGCCCAGGGTCCAGGCGCTCAAGGTCTTGATCAAACACAGCCTGCTTGCGCTGCGGCAGGCGCCGCGTCTGGCGAGCGCCCGTTTGCGCGCGCGCTGGCAGACATGGGCAATCCTGCGGCGTATACGGCAGGGCAGAGCTTAG
- a CDS encoding transposase produces MGAKTEKTAIPELLTTLAHEGRIVTIDAMGIPASIAQAIRDNKVDYVLAVKDNPPTLAALLRDFCTLFPAAPDRPPGVYRDGEEDS; encoded by the coding sequence ATGGGGGCTAAGACCGAGAAGACGGCGATTCCCGAATTGCTGACGACCTTGGCGCACGAAGGCCGCATCGTCACCATCGATGCGATGGGCATCCCAGCTTCCATTGCCCAGGCCATCCGTGACAACAAGGTCGACTACGTGCTGGCGGTCAAGGACAACCCGCCGACGTTGGCGGCCTTGCTTCGTGACTTCTGTACCCTGTTTCCGGCGGCCCCAGACAGGCCCCCAGGCGTTTACCGAGACGGTGAAGAAGACTCATGA
- a CDS encoding cryptochrome/photolyase family protein encodes MASRDKQDPLVSPIQTSGPVILWFRRDLRLDDNPALLAAWRTGAPLIPVYIHASEEEAPWASGAASRWWLHWSLKALDEALQAHGNRLWLLRGPSLETLERLVQETNASAVHWNRLYEPAIRARDTQIKERLRTLGVRCASHNASLLFEPWEVLSESKQPYRVFSAFWRACERRWSVAAPQPAPAQLPAGPQPSGAIPLETLALLPKIPWDQGLHATWTPGEQGALDRARAFIAASLPDYGQLRDRPDRPSTSYLSPHLHVGEISLPRLLSLIADACGDPRALATAFVRELGWREFGHHLLYHFPETIDRPLDRRFERFPWAGEETEHLLRAWKRGHTGIPLVDAGMRELWHTGWMHNRVRMVVASLLTKNLLIPWQEGARWFWDTLVDADLANNTLGWQWTAGCGADAAPYYRIFNPVLQGQKFDPEGAYVRRWCPELARLPNRFLHQPWTAPAEVLNTAGIRLGHDYPEPIVDLAASRVRALAAWEGLRS; translated from the coding sequence ATGGCCTCTCGCGACAAGCAAGACCCGCTCGTTTCGCCCATTCAGACCTCGGGTCCGGTGATCCTATGGTTTCGGCGTGATCTTAGGCTCGACGACAACCCGGCGCTCTTAGCCGCCTGGCGCACGGGCGCACCGCTCATCCCCGTCTATATCCATGCCTCCGAGGAAGAGGCACCCTGGGCTTCCGGGGCAGCGAGCCGCTGGTGGCTACATTGGAGCCTCAAGGCGCTGGACGAGGCACTACAAGCGCACGGCAACCGCCTCTGGCTCCTGCGTGGCCCAAGCCTGGAGACCCTGGAACGTCTGGTTCAGGAGACAAATGCTTCTGCCGTCCATTGGAACCGGCTCTATGAGCCCGCCATTCGCGCCCGCGATACTCAGATCAAGGAACGCCTGCGCACCCTGGGCGTGCGTTGCGCAAGCCACAACGCCAGCCTGCTTTTCGAGCCTTGGGAGGTACTGAGCGAGTCTAAACAGCCCTATCGGGTCTTTAGCGCCTTCTGGCGGGCCTGCGAACGGCGCTGGTCGGTGGCAGCGCCACAGCCGGCACCTGCCCAATTGCCTGCAGGTCCCCAGCCGAGCGGGGCCATTCCCCTCGAGACACTTGCCTTGCTACCAAAGATCCCCTGGGATCAGGGTCTGCACGCCACCTGGACCCCGGGCGAGCAAGGGGCCCTCGACCGCGCCCGCGCCTTTATCGCCGCGTCACTCCCTGACTACGGTCAGCTACGCGACCGCCCCGATCGCCCATCTACCTCATACCTGTCGCCGCATCTTCATGTCGGCGAGATCAGCCTGCCCCGCCTCTTGAGCCTGATTGCCGATGCCTGCGGCGATCCCCGCGCCCTGGCCACGGCCTTTGTCCGCGAGCTCGGCTGGCGCGAGTTCGGCCATCACTTGCTCTATCACTTTCCCGAGACCATCGACCGACCGCTCGACCGGCGGTTTGAGCGTTTCCCCTGGGCCGGCGAGGAGACCGAACATCTCCTGCGCGCCTGGAAACGAGGACATACCGGCATCCCCCTGGTCGATGCTGGTATGCGCGAGCTGTGGCACACAGGCTGGATGCATAACCGCGTACGGATGGTGGTCGCCTCCCTGCTCACCAAGAACCTGCTCATCCCCTGGCAGGAAGGGGCGCGCTGGTTCTGGGATACCCTGGTCGATGCAGACCTCGCCAATAACACCCTCGGCTGGCAATGGACCGCCGGCTGCGGCGCCGATGCAGCGCCCTACTACCGGATCTTCAACCCCGTCCTCCAGGGACAAAAGTTCGACCCCGAGGGTGCCTATGTCCGCCGCTGGTGCCCCGAGCTTGCGCGTCTGCCCAACCGCTTTCTCCATCAGCCCTGGACGGCGCCGGCCGAGGTCTTAAACACTGCCGGCATCCGCCTCGGGCACGATTATCCTGAGCCCATAGTTGATCTGGCTGCATCGCGGGTGCGGGCATTGGCGGCATGGGAAGGGCTGAGGTCTTGA
- a CDS encoding tRNA threonylcarbamoyladenosine dehydratase: protein MNEWDARTRLLLGEAGRERLRSSHVLIVGLGGVGSFAAESLARAGVGALTLVDGDRVEPSNLNRQLIALRSTLGQPKVAVMARRIADINPACRLTLVPDFIEPEGVSGLLAPGYELVLDAIDTFSAKVALLATALKRGQPILSSMGAGGRLDPTRVQVGDLMDTRVCPLARAVRLALRKQGIGRGLTVVWSDEPPLSGIIARTGAQGPRAMRGTISFLPALFGLMLAGVAIRHLLAAPVNSAHS from the coding sequence TTGAATGAGTGGGATGCACGCACCCGCCTATTGCTCGGCGAGGCAGGCCGTGAGCGCTTGCGCTCAAGTCATGTCCTGATCGTTGGGCTGGGCGGGGTTGGGTCATTTGCCGCTGAGTCTCTGGCGCGCGCGGGCGTGGGGGCCCTGACCCTCGTCGATGGCGATCGCGTCGAGCCAAGCAACCTCAACCGCCAACTGATTGCCCTGCGTTCGACCTTGGGTCAGCCCAAGGTTGCAGTCATGGCCCGGCGTATTGCTGACATCAACCCCGCCTGCCGCCTCACCCTTGTCCCCGACTTCATCGAGCCTGAGGGAGTGTCTGGCCTTTTAGCACCTGGCTATGAATTGGTCCTCGATGCCATCGACACCTTTTCCGCCAAGGTCGCGCTGCTTGCGACCGCCTTAAAGCGTGGTCAGCCCATCCTCAGCAGCATGGGGGCTGGCGGGCGGCTCGACCCTACCCGCGTCCAGGTGGGCGACCTCATGGATACCCGCGTCTGCCCCTTGGCGCGCGCCGTGCGCCTGGCCTTACGTAAACAAGGGATTGGGCGCGGGCTCACTGTTGTTTGGTCAGACGAACCGCCCCTCTCTGGGATCATAGCGAGGACGGGCGCCCAAGGCCCCCGGGCTATGCGCGGCACGATCAGCTTTCTGCCTGCCTTATTTGGCTTGATGCTGGCGGGGGTGGCAATCAGACATCTTTTGGCAGCTCCAGTTAACTCAGCCCACTCTTAA
- a CDS encoding adenylosuccinate synthase: MGNTVVVIGTQWGDEGKGKVVDLLTERAAAVVRFQGGHNAGHTLVINGAKTILHLIPSGVLRDGVRCLIGNGVVLSPAALFEEIETLERAGIPARERLGISAACPLILPYHIALDHARERARGAKAIGTTGRGIGPAYEDKVSRRGIRLGELFDADRFAERLREVLDYHNFMLAQYYQTEAVDYQQVLDEQLAYAERLRPLVVDVPAVLHQLRARGQNLLFEGAQGALLDIDHGTYPYVTSSTTTAGGAASGSGIGPRSLDYILGIVKAYTTRVGGGPFPTELNDAIGEHLGRCGQEFGATTGRKRRCGWLDMVMLKRSCAINSISGLCITKLDVLDEIETIKICIGYRLDGAELDTPPLDAEALAHCEPRYIECPGWRQSTIGLTRWEDLPANARRYLDTLEELTGLPIDLVSTGPDRIHTLIRRHPFDLE; encoded by the coding sequence ATGGGCAATACGGTCGTTGTGATTGGCACCCAATGGGGAGATGAAGGCAAGGGCAAGGTCGTTGATCTCTTGACCGAGCGCGCTGCCGCTGTGGTCCGTTTTCAGGGCGGGCACAATGCCGGCCACACCCTGGTCATCAATGGGGCCAAGACTATCCTACATCTCATCCCCTCGGGGGTCCTGCGCGACGGGGTGCGCTGTCTGATCGGCAATGGCGTGGTCCTCTCTCCAGCGGCCCTGTTTGAGGAGATCGAGACCCTGGAGCGCGCCGGTATCCCTGCCCGCGAGCGGTTGGGGATCAGCGCTGCCTGCCCCTTGATCCTGCCTTATCACATCGCCCTCGATCATGCCCGCGAACGCGCCCGCGGCGCCAAGGCAATTGGCACCACTGGACGCGGGATCGGACCGGCCTATGAGGACAAAGTCTCGCGCCGCGGCATCCGGCTGGGCGAACTCTTCGATGCCGACCGCTTTGCCGAGCGCCTGCGCGAAGTGCTCGACTATCACAACTTCATGCTCGCCCAGTATTACCAGACCGAGGCGGTCGATTATCAGCAGGTGCTCGATGAACAACTGGCCTACGCCGAGCGCCTGCGTCCGCTCGTGGTCGATGTCCCCGCCGTTTTGCATCAACTGCGCGCTCGAGGCCAAAACCTGCTCTTTGAGGGTGCCCAAGGCGCCTTGCTCGATATCGATCATGGGACCTATCCCTATGTCACCTCCTCCACCACTACCGCTGGCGGCGCGGCGAGCGGTAGCGGTATCGGCCCGCGCAGCCTCGATTATATCCTCGGTATCGTCAAGGCCTATACTACCCGTGTCGGCGGCGGCCCTTTCCCCACCGAGCTCAACGACGCGATCGGCGAGCACCTCGGGCGCTGCGGTCAGGAGTTCGGTGCCACCACGGGGCGCAAACGACGCTGCGGCTGGCTGGATATGGTGATGCTCAAACGCTCTTGCGCTATCAACAGTATCTCTGGCCTATGCATCACCAAGCTCGACGTCCTCGACGAGATTGAAACCATCAAAATCTGCATCGGCTATCGACTCGACGGCGCGGAACTCGACACCCCTCCGCTCGATGCCGAGGCCCTGGCGCATTGCGAACCGCGCTATATCGAATGCCCCGGCTGGCGGCAATCCACCATCGGCCTCACCCGCTGGGAAGACCTGCCCGCGAATGCCCGCCGCTATCTCGACACCCTCGAGGAATTGACCGGCTTGCCGATCGACCTCGTCTCAACCGGCCCGGATCGCATCCACACCCTCATCCGCCGCCACCCCTTCGACCTTGAATGA